Within the Magnetospirillum sp. genome, the region GAAAAAGGCCAGGGCGAGCGCCGCACTGGCAATGCGCAGCGGATGGGCCACTACTGTACTTCGCGCGGCGCGTATTTGGACAGGATGCGCTGCAAGGTGCGCCGGTGCATGTTGAGGCGGCGCGCCGTCTCCGACACGTTGCGGTCGCACTGCTCGAACACGCGCTGGATATGCTCCCAGCGTACGCGGTCGGCCGACATCGGATGGGCAGGCGGGGCCGGCAAGGCGCGGCTCGTCGCCTGCAAGGCCGCATCGATCGCGTCGGCGTCGGCGGGCTTGGGCAGATAGTCGACCGCACCGGCTTTGATGGCGGCAACCGACGTTGCGATGTTGCCGTAGCC harbors:
- a CDS encoding ActR/PrrA/RegA family redox response regulator transcription factor, giving the protein MIPTAPPVRRLLIVEDDEAFRLRLAQAMERRGYAVALAESFAAAEAQIRSQAPDFAVVDLKLGDGSGLDLVPLIRAQAPDARIVILTGYGNIATSVAAIKAGAVDYLPKPADADAIDAALQATSRALPAPPAHPMSADRVRWEHIQRVFEQCDRNVSETARRLNMHRRTLQRILSKYAPREVQ